A window from Fragaria vesca subsp. vesca linkage group LG5, FraVesHawaii_1.0, whole genome shotgun sequence encodes these proteins:
- the LOC101313805 gene encoding 50S ribosomal protein L19, chloroplastic-like: MGSKVLPQALLTIPRNPNHYAPVKLGLSRRPSFCSTGVSLCKASSSSVRSKFSPIVAAKSRRDFAVRAESEGEVGATENEEAVGEPASEAVVDAEAGAALETEPEPEEKKPPRKPRIKLGDVMGILNSRAIDAAEKERPVPDIRSGDVVQIKLEVPENKRRLSIYKGIVISKQNAGIHTTFRIRRIIAGVGVEIVFPLYSPNIKELKVLSHRKVRRARLYYLRDKLPRFSTFK; the protein is encoded by the exons ATGGGCTCCAAGGTCCTTCCTCAG GCTCTGCTAACAATCCCAAGAAACCCTAACCACTACGCGCCGGTAAAGCTCGGGTTGTCTCGTCGCCCTTCCTTCTGTTCCACTGGCGTTTCGCTCTGCAAGGCTTCTTCGAGCTCAGTCAGGTCCAAATTCAGCCCCATTGTCGCCGCAAAGTCCAGACGGGACTTTGCTGTGAGAGCCGAGTCGGAAGGTGAGGTGGGAGCCACCGAGAATGAAGAAGCTGTTGGTGAACCGGCTTCAGAGGCCGTAGTGGACGCCGAAGCAGGAGCAGCTCTGGAGACTGAGCCTGAGCCTGAAGAGAAGAAGCCGCCGCGGAAGCCTCGTATCAAGCTCGGCGATGTCATGGGG ATACTAAATAGCCGGGCAATTGATGCGGCAGAGAAGGAAAGGCCAGTTCCGGACATTAGGAGTGGAGATGTTGTGCAAATTAAGCTG GAAGTTCCGGAAAACAAGCGTAGGCTGTCTATCTATAAAGGTATCGTTATTTCAAAGCAAAATGCTGGCATTCATACAACATTTCGCATTCGGAGGATTATTGCTGGTGTAGGGGTTGAGATTGTTTTCCCTCT ATACTCACCAAACATCAAGGAGTTGAAAGTACTTAGTCACAGGAAGGTCAGAAGGGCAAGGCTATACTATTTGAGAGACAAACTTCCTAGGTTTTCGACTTTCAAGTGA
- the LOC101314091 gene encoding vesicle-associated protein 2-1-like has translation MSAGGGNQLISVLPEELRFQFELEKQSFCDLKVSNNTENHVAFKVKTTSPKKYFVRPNTGIIQAWDSCVIRVTLQAQREYPPDMQCKDKFLLQSTIVPPNSDIDELPQDTFTKESGRTVEECKLRVVYLTPGSGQGNEDGASMRGLDTNSNQTFQRLKEERDSAVRQTQTLQQELDILKRRRYRKGDPSFSFTFAIFVGLIGLMVGFLLNLSLSSPPIEVSPSTESSPLMDPPLMD, from the exons ATGAGTGCCGGCGGCGGTAATCAGTTGATCTCTGTTCTTCCCGAGGAGCTCCGATTTCAAT TTGAGCTGGAAAAACAAAGCTTTTGTGACCTAAAAGTCAGCAACAATACAGAAAACCATGTTGCTTTCAAG GTTAAAACCACTTCCCCTAAGAAGTACTTTGTACGGCCCAACACTGGCATTATACAAGCTTGGGACTCATGTGTCATCAGAG TCACCCTCCAGGCCCAACGAGAATATCCTCCAGACATGCAGTGTAAAGATAAATTTCTCCTACAGAGTACAATAGTGCCTCCAAATTCTGATATTGATGAACTTCCACAAGATACT TTCACCAAGGAAAGTGGAAGGACAGTAGAGGAGTGCAAGCTTAGAGTTGTGTATTTAACTCCTGGTTCAGGTCAAGGAAATGAAGATGGAGCTTCTATGCGTGGTCTTGATACCAATTCT AATCAGACTTTCCAGCGCCTGAAGGAAGAAAGAGATTCAGCTGTTAGACAAACACAGACACTTCAACAAGAACTG GACATACTGAAGAGGCGGAGATACCGGAAAGGTGACCCAAGCTTTTCCTTCACCTTCGCAATTTTCGTGGGACTTATCGGACTCATGGTTGGTTTCCTCTTGAATCTGTCACTGTCTTCACCACCCATAGAAGTTTCACCATCCACAGAATCTTCACCACTAATGGATCCACCATTAATGGATTGA